In one Erinaceus europaeus chromosome 3, mEriEur2.1, whole genome shotgun sequence genomic region, the following are encoded:
- the NAP1L5 gene encoding nucleosome assembly protein 1-like 5 isoform X2, with the protein MADPDNQAPAEPGQAAAAAAAEAAAAAAAAEEEVMGEGGAEGGDCVGAAAQPAPPPPPPPPAAESARPKHDFLESLPNSVKCRVLALKKLQKRCDKIEAKFDKEFQALEKKYNDIYKPLLAKIQELTGEMEGCAWTLEGDDDDDDTDYDDDNNDGDDDNDGDDDDDEAAGAAAGGKGRGHHGHGGAHDAKNRRRPRLRWSGEKRLRQN; encoded by the exons ATGGCGGACCCGGACAACCAGGCGCCCGCGGAGCCCGgccaggcggcggcggcggcggcggcggaggcggcggcggcagcggcggcggcggaggaggAGGTGATGGGCGAGGGCGGTGCCGAGGGAGGTGACTGTGTCGGGGCGGCCGCGCAGCCCGCGCCCCCGCCGCCACCCCCGCCGCCCGCGGCCGAGAGCGCGCGGCCCAAGCACGACTTCCTCGAGAGCCTGCCCAACTCGGTCAAGTGCCGCGTGCTGGCGCTCAAGAAGCTGCAGAAGCGCTGCGACAAGATCGAGGCCAAGTTCGACAAGGAGTTCCAGGCGCTGGAGAAGAAGTACAACGACATCTACAAGCCGCTGCTCGCCAAGATCCAGGAGCTGACGGGCGAGATGGAGGGCTGCGCCTGGACCCTCGAGggcgacgacgacgacgacgacaccgactacgacgacgacaacaacgaCGGCGACGACGACAACGACGGCGACGATGATGACGACGAGGCTGCGGGGGCGGCCGCAGGGGGCAAAGGGCGCGGCCACCACGGCCACGGGGGCGCCCACGACGCCAAGAA CAGGCGACGACCAAGACTACGATGGAGTGGAGAAAAAAGACTGAGACAGAACTGA
- the NAP1L5 gene encoding nucleosome assembly protein 1-like 5 isoform X1: MADPDNQAPAEPGQAAAAAAAEAAAAAAAAEEEVMGEGGAEGGDCVGAAAQPAPPPPPPPPAAESARPKHDFLESLPNSVKCRVLALKKLQKRCDKIEAKFDKEFQALEKKYNDIYKPLLAKIQELTGEMEGCAWTLEGDDDDDDTDYDDDNNDGDDDNDGDDDDDEAAGAAAGGKGRGHHGHGGAHDAKKHQALHFTAGDDQDYDGVEKKD; encoded by the exons ATGGCGGACCCGGACAACCAGGCGCCCGCGGAGCCCGgccaggcggcggcggcggcggcggcggaggcggcggcggcagcggcggcggcggaggaggAGGTGATGGGCGAGGGCGGTGCCGAGGGAGGTGACTGTGTCGGGGCGGCCGCGCAGCCCGCGCCCCCGCCGCCACCCCCGCCGCCCGCGGCCGAGAGCGCGCGGCCCAAGCACGACTTCCTCGAGAGCCTGCCCAACTCGGTCAAGTGCCGCGTGCTGGCGCTCAAGAAGCTGCAGAAGCGCTGCGACAAGATCGAGGCCAAGTTCGACAAGGAGTTCCAGGCGCTGGAGAAGAAGTACAACGACATCTACAAGCCGCTGCTCGCCAAGATCCAGGAGCTGACGGGCGAGATGGAGGGCTGCGCCTGGACCCTCGAGggcgacgacgacgacgacgacaccgactacgacgacgacaacaacgaCGGCGACGACGACAACGACGGCGACGATGATGACGACGAGGCTGCGGGGGCGGCCGCAGGGGGCAAAGGGCGCGGCCACCACGGCCACGGGGGCGCCCACGACGCCAAGAA GCATCAAGCTTTGCATTTCACAGCAGGCGACGACCAAGACTACGATGGAGTGGAGAAAAAAGACTGA
- the NAP1L5 gene encoding nucleosome assembly protein 1-like 5 isoform X3: MADPDNQAPAEPGQAAAAAAAEAAAAAAAAEEEVMGEGGAEGGDCVGAAAQPAPPPPPPPPAAESARPKHDFLESLPNSVKCRVLALKKLQKRCDKIEAKFDKEFQALEKKYNDIYKPLLAKIQELTGEMEGCAWTLEGDDDDDDTDYDDDNNDGDDDNDGDDDDDEAAGAAAGGKGRGHHGHGGAHDAKK, from the coding sequence ATGGCGGACCCGGACAACCAGGCGCCCGCGGAGCCCGgccaggcggcggcggcggcggcggcggaggcggcggcggcagcggcggcggcggaggaggAGGTGATGGGCGAGGGCGGTGCCGAGGGAGGTGACTGTGTCGGGGCGGCCGCGCAGCCCGCGCCCCCGCCGCCACCCCCGCCGCCCGCGGCCGAGAGCGCGCGGCCCAAGCACGACTTCCTCGAGAGCCTGCCCAACTCGGTCAAGTGCCGCGTGCTGGCGCTCAAGAAGCTGCAGAAGCGCTGCGACAAGATCGAGGCCAAGTTCGACAAGGAGTTCCAGGCGCTGGAGAAGAAGTACAACGACATCTACAAGCCGCTGCTCGCCAAGATCCAGGAGCTGACGGGCGAGATGGAGGGCTGCGCCTGGACCCTCGAGggcgacgacgacgacgacgacaccgactacgacgacgacaacaacgaCGGCGACGACGACAACGACGGCGACGATGATGACGACGAGGCTGCGGGGGCGGCCGCAGGGGGCAAAGGGCGCGGCCACCACGGCCACGGGGGCGCCCACGACGCCAAGAAgtaa